In Anabas testudineus chromosome 12, fAnaTes1.2, whole genome shotgun sequence, one genomic interval encodes:
- the rpl28 gene encoding 60S ribosomal protein L28 — MSSHLQWMVIRNCSSFLIKRNGQTYSTEPNNLKSRNSFRFNGLVHKKTVGVQPAADGKGVVVVLKKRAGQHKPANSYEKITINKNSRATLNSVRHIIRKNKYRKDLRMAALRRASAILKSQKPVVVKKKRTRAAKTA, encoded by the exons ATGTCGTCCCATTTGCAGTGGATGGTCATCAGGAACTGCTCCAGCTTCCTCATCAAGAGGAACGGACAGACCTACAGCACT GAGCCCAACAACCTGAAGTCCAGGAACTCCTTCCGCTTCAATGGTTTGGTGCACAAGAAAACTGTaggtgtgcagccagcagctgATGGCaaaggtgttgttgttgtgctgaagAAGCGTGCAG GTCAGCATAAACCTGCCAACTCTTACGAGAAGATCACAATCAACAAGAACTCCCGCGCCACCCTCAACAGCGTGAGGCACATCATTCGCAAGAACAAGTACAGGAAGGACCTGCGCATG GCTGCCCTGCGTCGTGCCAGTGCCATTCTGAAGAGCCAGAAGCCTGTTGTGGTCAAAAAGAAGCGCACCAGGGCTGCCAAGACAGCATAA